ATATGTGAATGCAATAATGTGCGTTAGTTTAGAATATCAATgcaatacttcatccgttctcTATTGGTACCAACATTTCTATTTCGGGATGTTTATTTTCAGttgtaatatttttatttttggaaaatttacCCACTTGACTCTACCAAACAACCTTCATCCATATTTATAACTCACCTATTCCCCCAATTATATCTTAAAATGGgggcataaataaaattattattgtCTAGTTATATTGCAAAAATTAGGTTGAACCGTAAATGTTGCAACTAAAACAAAACGAAGGAAGTATTATTTGCCGGTTCGGAATCGTGATATGATAATGACATCTTAGTTTAGAGTGCTCATTATCAATGCTCATTGCTCTAAGGTCTTGGAAGTTAGTACTCGGACTTTGGCTCAAAACCTGTCTACTACAAgtataactagcttttgagcccgttctaGTGGTTATTAAACCATCTTTTAAAATGTTAATTTTATTGAAGGTTTGTGATTTTGATTAAtgggaatatatgatttatatatgagttaaatttaaattaaaaaacatatagattagatggtgaattaatattgagtgttaaagaTGGAGCTGGAGTGGAAGAGgttgaatgaatatatgaactaaatggtgaattgatgttgaatggGGAAGATGAAGGGGATGAGGTGTTGAAGCTGTAAAATATTTCGTATaacaaaatgaaaaaagaaaattatggaGGAAATATGGGGTGACACGTGTTATCTAATGATATTTGAAAGatgggtgacacgtgtcatctaatggtctatggttttcttttttaaagaCTAGTTATAGATTGCCCATTAGTTCCCCATTATGAATTcaataaattcaaaattaaagaaAGGAAAATTGGTAAAGCACTATTGGTTACTCGTGTAGGTTAGGGATGAAAAAAAGTTGAGTTGAGCTAAAATTTTGGAGTTCTGATGTTCCTCTAGATTTAACCGGGCTTGAACCAGGCCAAAGTTTTAGATTTGAGTATCCATGCTCGGTTAAAAGTGAAGTATCTGCTTGGATTATTAGTGAAATATCTTCTgtcaaaagataaaaaaaaagtgaagTGAGCTTGCTGACAAATTTAGCCAACTCTAAGACCAATTTATCAAGAAGGTATCTTTATAATGGATTGAAAAAGGGTTATTGTGGAAATTGCTTTAGAGGAATTATATTTTTGATGAATGAAATGTTAAATTTGGAGgagaaaaaaattcagaaatctgtTTAAAGGATTCAGTTAAAGCTTTACCCACCAATTCCTTTAAATTAGGTGGAGAAATTTACGAGGTTGGTGCTGAggagtatatatttttcaatttttgtacAACGTTAAATTAAGTAAGCCTCTTAGTAATATAAAGGACTAAAAGAGTTAACCTAtgttctgttcaacttatttcCGGAAAAATTAACTATAGACAAGTTCATTAagttaagataagataagttgaGGAAAAAAAAGGTTgctcaagtacaatttataactaaaataagatttgataagttcaaataagttcggaaaaaaataagtgaaaatcagatgAATGAAATGCGCACCCTTAATCACCCTGATGTTCGAACTCTACTTGTTTATGTCTTTATGAAATAAGCTTTGGAAATTTTGTTCATACTTCTCCATTTTGTGATGGAACAAACTTTGATAATTATGTTTAGaaaacaaacttcaaccaaTATTTGATCAAACATGTCGTGAACTTTTGCTGATGTGCTCCTCACTCGCTCCTCAAAATTGTAAAAATGTATATGTTGCCAATAACTTGCCTCAAGAACAAGGCTTGTGTAATGCATTGATTCCTACTATTTTAGTTGATGGTATGAGAGCTTGTATTGTTTTGTCAATCAGTTGTGTGATGATATTTTactttcaactttaggtttacCTAGAAAAAAAAAGACAGATCATTGAATATCTTCCGGCTTCAGTAACATGTGgtggattaattattttttgtttgaagCGTTGTGATAATATGAAATCATTTATATTTCTTCTATTCTCTGTTACTCAAACATATTATTTTACCTCAAGTTCTCGTGTCTGATCCTCAATGCTTTGACATTGGTATGCGCAATTCAACACTTGATTTGGACCAAAAATGCAGAAATATCCTTGTACAACACTTGGACATGTAGCTGTGTCTGATATGAATTCCTGAGcctaacatggattcaaatattGGAATACTGTTTTTATGTTTGGCAAGGGTTTTTCTGAATGTTAACCGTGTAAAGGCAATAGTGGCTGCTCTGTTTTCTATTTCAGCTGAGCTACTGGCTATTTCGAGGAAGAGATTAATTATGTATGCCTCTGTCGTATATGCATGAGCATCGATCACTCAGTGTCTTGTGAGGAGCATTGTTCTTCTGTTGCATCAGATTGGCTCTTGCATAAAAGAGTGGAGCGATGCTCTAGATCAGCTTAATTGGCTATCCTTGTTTAATAGTTCTTAGTTGTTTGTGACTCTGTAGCATATGCACTTGTTTATGGCTCTGTTGTATGGTTTTGTCTTGCAAAACACATAACGAGGAGATCCTTCTATAAGGTCTCCATTGGATTTCTCCCCATATAGTTCTCTTAATCTGGTCTCTGTTCCATCAAATGTTTAAGATGCTAAGATTTTCCGTTTAGATTGTACTCGGTAGTCGGTACTATGGATGCCTATTTCGGTCTAATGAACTCAGTTGCTTTGTTACATCTCTCTTCTAAAGGATAAATGGTATGTAATTGAGTAATGTCATAGTCTAAGATTGCACTTTAGTGCTTAAGTTTGTTAATATGAAGCAGGGTTCATTATATAGTTTTTATAATGTACTCACATCTTGTCACTCTATATGACAAtttgtttcttcttcttcttcttattctCTTTCCTTTTCTTCCATAGGAGCATCTCTCAGTAAAGGTTTTAATCGCGCTATTGGTACTCTTTCTGCTGGAGCATTGGCTTTAGGGATAGCAGAAGTAGCAGTTCATGCTGGAGAGTTCAAAGAAGCGTTTATTGTAGCTAGTCTTTTCATTGGAGGTCAGCATTTTAGCTTTAATTTTATATAAATGAAGTTTTATCAGAAGCTGAATGTTGTTTCCTTTTGTTATGATAATATTTATCCTAAGCTGGCTGTTGTACTCTTTTGATGTTCAGGATTCTTTGTGACTTATGTCAAATTATACTCCAAGATGAAACCGTACGAGTATGGGTTCAGGGTGTTCCTGTTGACTTATTGCTTAGTATTGGTGACTGGAAATAAAACATCAAATTTTGTTCAGACTGCATCTTATCGGTTAATACTTATTGCAATTGGGGCTGGCATTGCTTCTATTGTCAACATCTGTATTTACCCTATCTGGGCTGGTGAGGATCTTCACAAACTGGTTGTAAAGAATTTCAAAGGTGTTGCTACTTCACTGGAAGGTTGGACCAGACTTTACGCGCTGTGTTTTTATTATTTGGGTTGATCAGCTTCTTGATTAGTTCCAGTGATTTAACATGCTCCTAAAATACGATACTATTTATTTTGTAGGCTGTGTTGATGGGTACTTGCAGTGTGTGGCATATGAGAAAATCCCTTCAAAAATTCTTACATACCAAGCTTATGATGATCCCCTATATGGTGGTTACAGAGCAGCTCTCCAGTCTACAAGTCAAGAGGAAACTTTGGTATTTTGCTTTTGTAGAGCTTTCATCTTATACTTCTGTTCCAGTCATAATGTTTGTTATGAATCACAAAGTATTTTGTTTCAGTTGGACTTTGCCACTTGGGAGCCTCCACATGGACCTTACAAATCATTTAATTACCCATGGAAAAACTATGTTAAACTCAGTGGCGCTCTGAGACATTGCGCTTTCATGGTCATGGCAATGCATGGATGCATTCTTTCAGAAATAcaggtgtgtgtgtgtgtcacTGTTTCTCCTTTCCACTGTTATTTCTGTAATCAAGCTTTAAGATGATTATAAAAAAAGTATAAATTGGATTTAGATTCTTCTGTCTCCTGTTTTATGATAAAAGAAATTGTTTGACTGAATTACGATGTTAATGTGCGTAGGCATCAGCAGAGAAGAGACAGGTTTTGACCAATGAACTTCGCAGGGTTGGTAATGCTGGGGCGAAAATATTGCGTGATCTTGGGAGCAAAGTTGAGAAAATGGAGAAATTAATGGAAGAAGATATACTAGCAGAAGTACATGCAGCAGCAGAAGAGCTGCAGATTAGGATAGATGAAAAGTCATATCTGCTGGTAAATTTTGAGAGATGGGAAGAAGGAAAAAGACCCAAGGAATTTGAAGATCCGGAGCATGTTGCCCAAATGAAAGATTGTGGAGGCAGTCAGCTTGTGATAAACTCACTTAGTGTACTTAGCATGGATCCTGAACATATGCATTCATCTATTGATATGACAGGTTCAAGAATTTCAATGATTGGTGCTGGAACTTCAATGCAAGGGATGTTTTCTACTGACAGCATGGCTGGTAGGACTCAGTGGCCTTCACGTCTTTCAATTCTTCCTGACTTCACCATTAATGAAAAAGAAGCACAAACATATGAAAGCGCAAGCTCTTTGTCATTAGCAACTTTTGCTTCTCTTTTAGTGGAGTTTGTTGCAAGGCTTGGAAATTTGGTCGCTGCATTTGAAGAGCTTAGTGAGAATGCACATTTCAAGGAACCAACAGAACTCCCATTAGACAATGAAATCACTGGTTTCTGGACCAAGTTCATTATGTGCTTTCAGCTCAAAAATTGAACTCCCAATCGTGTAACTCATGCATGCAGCGTCCGCGTGGCTAGTTGAAATCcttgttatttttattcaagGATTCTGGTACTTGTCTACTCGAGTAATTGGAGTGATGGGCACTGTCAACTTATAAGTAATGTAATGGAACTAGCTGTGCCTGTGGAGCTTCTGCTTTAACCAAAACAACACAAAAACAAATTTTCATTACGACACAAGCCATTATTTCTTTGTAACTTTCTTCTTGTGAAATTTTTTGTTTACAGGCGCATAAATAAATGGGACGCggtacaaaaataaagagatgTCAGCATTATGTAGTAATATTATACAAGTATGTTGTACTTGGGAGTTATCTCATCTATTTTTGGCGAAGAAAGGATCAGCAACAAGAACAAACCATTCTACTGGGGTCTTCTATTctgtttttttcattttcatcagttgattttttatacggagtaagaTATTTGTGACATGTATATTTGGGTCATGATTTTATACCTATGTATAGTAATGAAACAGTATATTGACTTTATACCTATGTATATTAATGAAATGGTACATTGGCTTTTTACCTACGTATAATAATAGAGAGTTTTTATTCGACGTTTCAACCATTTAATATAtgaaatgacaattttagccTTGTAAAAAAACTACCCAATTTTAGTAACTCACCGTTTGTAGGTAATGTGTCTATTTCATACAGAGTTTTTACCCTCATACCTCATTGATTATTGATTTCAAATGCGCGATTCATGGCCATTTTTTAGAACTAATGTGTCATTAATCACGTATTTTCTGGCATCTTAGACCACTTGGGGAACTTTGTGGATTATGGAGCATATTAGAGTCAACTTTAAGGCACTTTAGGAGCTTTCACGAAGCCCAAAGAGTTGGACGTAGACTGCAAAGGTCCAAAGGTCCAAAATCGGATGATAATACATGTCGCCCGATTGGGCGGTGCTGAAGACCTGATGttgtttaaagattaatttctgAAATTGCTGCGGGCCTGATCGGGCAGACTTTCCCAAACCATCGGCCGCGATGAGATGACTTTCTGTTGTTTTccaatttcttttattattattttgttttttattagTGTTGCCTATAAATGCCTTAAGTAAAGGCACAAGAAACACTTGcattccttagttttattttcaagAACTTTAAGCTTTCAACTACTGTTCTCTCaacttttattcaatcaagtatTACTTTCCGTTCATCGTTGgcatatttcttttcttttcaattcCTTTATTATCCATTATGCATTCAATTAAGATTATTGCTTtggtttatttaattatgtgtGAGTAGATGAATTCATGGGTAGGGGATCCAAGAATGCATTAATTAAGGGGTTGTTTATGAGTTTTCATTGATTGTTGGTTTTTGCTACTTCCTATAGTTTGTTTTGATTGCTTGTCAGTTttgaggtataaatctgatatCTTTAGACTTGTAACCATTTGATagaacatatatatatactagtaaATTGCGAGAGTCTGCTAGTTTGTTGTTTAAAGAAATACTTCGATTTGAGAGAACTTATCGGCCTAAGTAGTATTATCTgattgattattattgtttcatGTTTCAAAAAGTTGTTTAAGGTTCTGAATTGCCACTTTCCttatataaggtcatttctcaCAAAGTTGAGTttatataaggtcatttctcaCAAAGTCGAgcttataaatatatttattatatttataaatcatttttattattttaagaattaaaattacatttaaatagttatttaaatgtattttattaattaagagtatttattattttaattaattatgaaatgaatttaaatttcaagttgggaatttaattgggtttcaaaagtaaaacgattttaaattaatctagcccaatccaattccaagtacaaatccaaacaaattaagcaagcccatcttatgtttaatgaagctCGAAAATATTggagtttcctaagcctataaatataggtgatCACCCTCAAAATCCCTCACCATTAGTCATTAAACccaaaagtaaaaccctaaccctaaatctcTTTTTCTTTCGCCGAACTTATTTTTGGCCCTTTTTGTCCTACTTCCGTTCGTTTTCAGACAAAAGtttcttcttcaaagttgtagatctcaaaaagttcttgaactttgCCTCAAGAATCGATTGACTTCAAGTTATAGATTAGGAGTTATGGCTCTTTTGAAATCCTACAGCAGTATTTcacttttattttctctcctctcttttcttTGTTCCCTTGTGTCACTGCCCAGCTCCGAGCACACCCTTGCTCGTCTCTCCTCTCGACGCCCAGCCATCGCTGCTCGTCTCCCCTCGTCGCTGGCCCGCGTCCCTCTACGCCCCGCACAAACGCGTCCCCTTTGCTCGATGCTGCCTTGCTCGCGTTCCCCGCGCTCCCGCACAacacgaacaacaacaacaacatcgtTGATGTGTTCCTGCGTACCAAACTCCATACTTTTTGTTCCCTTTTGCGCCCGGTCACACTAATTCGTGATCGTACCATGCTATAGGCcggtttggtataattctcttcttcctaacctattctatttaaaattatgtttaaaattatggatttttatgattacTTATTAAGATGGGATTGGTTCTGAACACCAAAGTTGAAGATTTATGTGATTAGATTATTGAGGATGACTTTAATTATAGTggttataattttcagatttgaagtatatattaaagcttcaatttttatgagttttaattGTTTAGTCGCAAACtatgattagggttttaatgttAACCTAATGactaattgattagcataattagatgaaaattttaattatgatattcaattataaatttcaaattattttaaagactttaagtgtcaatttttaatggttttaagcatgaaattaattaaatttcatgctagggttttaaacgattaATTGGAACTATTGTTTTATTAATAAACGACCAATttataattaattcaagtgttttgaaattaaataaagttgctgaaaatttaatgaacatggataataattgaatttcattattttaatgataggaggtgatttctaatttAGAGGCTTGAATCACAAAGTGGCCCCTgtgcttaggtattcaaggtacgtacatgtctagggtgaccaccatTTTCACGATGATTCATGTGATATGTTATTATTGTGATTCATGCTAATTGAGttgttatggattcatgtttgatgttgtgaacGAACATGTTGTATTAATATgtattcatgtttgatgttgtgaacgaacatgtttggattattatggaattatgaTTTTTATTGAAGAAGCATGTTGTGATTATCTATGATCGTTGAATTTAATATCAAGCatgcatgttgttcaagtatgTTATGCATGTATGGGTTGTTTCGCATGCAAGGGATTATTCTTATGCTATCgtacgtaatgtctagcataTTTTGAGCCAAGTATTCGTGCCTCATCGCACTATTTATTCTAGCCCGTTTCTAGGGTATGTTTGGGAAGTCTATGTGAACTGGATCAAGGATTATTCGTGCCTAGTGCACAACCAGCATGTTAAAAGGCATGTCGTGGAATCACAATAATATATTGAGAAAGAACAATGAGAGTtatatcacttgagtcttgaatttttgatcaCATGTCCTAATGGATTAAAAAGGAGTATTGTTTGGTTGTCTGTTTAATAAGTTtcttgttgttgtgtcttgagttcaccttgtaaataaaatattaataaacgtaaagtacaaccagaacaagcttcaaaactcttggaacatatataccttgagtatgaacaatggggggagtcttgccggaaaacttgtactcctactatatgatacaagacgttgtttcattgcTTTTTCTTTTATGAGCtgaaattccgtcggtatggtccgacaattgggttatttttattattatttattttggtgtttggttggctcccaacacccttccgtaatggatatttattttagtgtttggttggctcccaacgCTCTTCCATAATGGATATTTCTTttgggcccgttcgaagcttattctaattaatctatgagtcaagaaTCGGGTCGAGAGTCGAGTGTTGTCTTCATGATTAATTTTTTACTTAGTTGAATTTCGCATGTGATCTAATTTTACCGTTAGAATGAAGCATGATAGATATAAGATTTCATTCTATCTTGTTTTTgcactcagctttcgctgattacgtgctttgtgttttggtcatggcctttgccgtaatgaccctatgatgatccatcatttgcacttgtattgttggggagtagaatattaattaacaagtctctAGAGGTGACTTGTAGGCCAAGTAATCCTTTAAGGGGTTGAATGAGAGAGTTCATTTACTTGCAAtgtttaaaactctatttattttatttagtctaGAATATAAtgatttcaagttatttaatggattttgatttaaagtattttggtgggccgttatggttccaacttgtagtaagaccattaactattatttattgttatgaaaGTTAATTAATTGcgttgcgtaattctggtactagccttagccgttatcacggtggcggtaatactttgataatttctTTATGTGAACTtggaaaatagttttataaaggcaagaaattattagggtgttacactgtCGACCGAAAAAGCAGGGGAGAAAGGAAATGGGGAAAGTAGAGGCGAGGGGAGAAGGGAAGAGAACCGCCTTCAATGCTGGCGCCGTcgagttttttttgtttgtttttagaATACCGTATGGTAATTGCATCGGCGATAAGGGGACATCGCAAATCTTTCTCAGCATcgctgtaggggtttttttttattgtaatttGTAGTGGTATTTTCGTATTTTGTATAGCTTgtacattgaattttgtatgtaagTTATGAGAGCTTGATGAATCTTGTTTAAGACTCACCAAGGTCCCTAACATGTCCAATTTGTCAAGTGTATGATCAACTATATTTGACTTGATCTTCTCAATCCCACCCCTAAAAGGGGAGCTAAATTCTAGGTTCACACAAgttatgtaattgaattttggacatagaaaatcaaagctcaaaATATAGGAAAGTGCGTAAAATATCCCTACGGCTTTCAGAATTTTGAACATTGATGGAGTCACCACCAAACAAGTTTTCGGGTCCGGTTTGAAAAGACCAAGTATGACTCGGGATAAggcataggacttgaaaccgTTAGAAACTCGGGTAATGGAACGAGACACTTATTTGAGTAAGATTTGCAATTGGTTCATACAATTATACAAGCATAATTTCGGAGTAAAATCCTAACATGACACTAATATTTAGGCGGGTGAGCATGCTTGATTAGAACATTGAATTTGCTAAGTTTGTACGgtgatcactttgctttaagtcaaatttaaggaacctaaacTGGTTTGTCTAAAAAtaatctttgttaagcgtggttgGAACTTGTGTTTTGTTGATTTAACATGTTGGATGATGGAAGCAATAAAaaagtaaagcatcatcacaatagaaaataaggtgcaaaattagtaaatatacatcaccacctagaaaaaggactaggtggaaaccacattgcctagaaggactaggcaagtaaagttgcataaatagtaaatgcggaattgaaaggtgtaATATTTAAAGGTCcggaattgaaataagaaaaaaataagCAATAAAGCATTAAACTTGTATAATAGAAATTGCATAACTTGAATACTGAAAATCCGATTGAGGAACACTTGCTCAAAAGTGATTTGGCTTCCCATCAAATCCAATCACGTAAAAAAATTTCACTCTAGAATGAGTTGCTCATTAAAAAGTGTCATCTGTTTTGTATATTtaatattgaaatagaacttgaatattaaacttgaacatgaatatagaacttgaatgtaGAAATTAGGAGGTTTTTTATTATCAAAGGCCAAGAGTTTATGTAAAGACTCCACCTTTGGAAAGCTCCATACTTgatttgattctagtttaaagagaagttaaTCTCATTTAAACGTCATTGAATATTTGAACTTTGGAAATAGCATTTGTACATGAAGTTAAATTATTCACGTGTTCCTACTTAAACAAGGGTTTGCACTTCTTTAAATATCATAGAATTTGTATAAAGATTGAAGTTTTTTGAAAACTTGAGTCATGGTTGTTAGAAGGAGTATTTTCAATCATGAAAACCTCACTTTCTTAACCAAGTTTTATAGAAATTAATGcataaagattgaatcttgaaGTTGAAATGGGGTTTGGGAGATCATTTGAGGgaggtttcaagtatgaaatcccctcaaaAATTACCTCTTTTGTCACATAACCTAGTTCAAATGAGTATGAACATCATATGAACATCATTGGCTTTTAGATATTAGGAAATAGATTAGCAAAATAGTAGATTAGAAGGGCCTCGAATTACCTAAGTAGGCTAGATTGATTTCTCCAAGGTGATTTCCCAATTGCAAGGTAGTAGAAGagattgtatttttagaattttGAGGATTTTGAGAGGATTTGTAAATTGTAGAATTATTTTAGCATTACGACGTTGTGtctgttttgattttttgcccCCCTAATCTTCGGAAAATGAGGGTTTATATAGAAATGTCGCTAAAAAGCCGACAAAAGgctggcgcctggcgccaggatAACGCATGAAGTTGATGCTGAGCTGGTGCCTGACACCAGCAGATGCTGCCAAAAAAGGACGATGATGCCTTCCTTTTGAGGCGCATCTTGGTTGGCACGTTGTACTTTTTGTATTAGAGTGGGGAGGTTTGCTTGGGGAGGTTTCTTAATGAggttgtgtagacacctaaatcgtgtctcccctaataggatg
This genomic stretch from Spinacia oleracea cultivar Varoflay chromosome 3, BTI_SOV_V1, whole genome shotgun sequence harbors:
- the LOC110794161 gene encoding aluminum-activated malate transporter 4, whose protein sequence is MAAKFGSLRQSFVERSKERLLSRKGYSEFGFSGSDGDVDFNDGVRCGCFRSICSRVKVGCYRWICDGVLGCVNGLRDFGVNLYEMGRSDPRKVFFSAKMGLCLVVVSLLIFLTGPLKAISQYAIWAILTVVVCFEYSVGASLSKGFNRAIGTLSAGALALGIAEVAVHAGEFKEAFIVASLFIGGFFVTYVKLYSKMKPYEYGFRVFLLTYCLVLVTGNKTSNFVQTASYRLILIAIGAGIASIVNICIYPIWAGEDLHKLVVKNFKGVATSLEGCVDGYLQCVAYEKIPSKILTYQAYDDPLYGGYRAALQSTSQEETLLDFATWEPPHGPYKSFNYPWKNYVKLSGALRHCAFMVMAMHGCILSEIQASAEKRQVLTNELRRVGNAGAKILRDLGSKVEKMEKLMEEDILAEVHAAAEELQIRIDEKSYLLVNFERWEEGKRPKEFEDPEHVAQMKDCGGSQLVINSLSVLSMDPEHMHSSIDMTGSRISMIGAGTSMQGMFSTDSMAGRTQWPSRLSILPDFTINEKEAQTYESASSLSLATFASLLVEFVARLGNLVAAFEELSENAHFKEPTELPLDNEITGFWTKFIMCFQLKN